In Streptomyces sp. NBC_01381, a genomic segment contains:
- a CDS encoding ABC transporter permease, with protein MSAVTVSGTTALTTPARRMRALARAELTLLGRTKGTLFAALFVPLVMPFSLHQAADGMDLKGTGLSVGSVVVPSAIGVSVLFAVYTSLTTVFAARREELVLKRLRTGELRDAEILAGAALPSVSIGLTQAVVLAAGCVALLDAGAPSAPHLAVIGVLLGLVMFAALAAVTASLSRSVESAQVLSAPLAFGSMFGSGLFVPFEVMPDKLASVCELLPLSPVITLVRGGWTGNLSGYEALGAVATAVAWTVVSVFAVRRWFRWEPRR; from the coding sequence ATGAGTGCGGTGACGGTGAGCGGGACCACCGCTTTGACGACCCCCGCGCGGCGGATGCGGGCGCTCGCGCGGGCCGAGCTGACGTTGCTCGGGCGCACCAAGGGCACCTTGTTCGCGGCGCTGTTCGTGCCGCTCGTGATGCCGTTCAGCCTGCACCAGGCCGCGGACGGCATGGACCTGAAGGGCACCGGCCTCTCGGTCGGGTCCGTCGTCGTGCCCAGCGCCATCGGCGTCTCCGTGCTCTTCGCCGTCTACACGTCGCTGACCACCGTCTTCGCGGCCCGCCGCGAGGAACTCGTGCTCAAGCGGCTGCGTACCGGGGAGCTGCGGGACGCGGAGATCCTCGCGGGGGCCGCGCTGCCCTCGGTCAGCATCGGCCTGACGCAGGCCGTCGTCCTGGCGGCCGGCTGTGTCGCGCTGCTCGACGCGGGGGCGCCGAGCGCGCCCCATCTCGCTGTCATCGGCGTACTGCTCGGCCTGGTGATGTTCGCCGCCCTCGCCGCGGTCACCGCCAGTCTCAGCAGGTCCGTGGAGTCGGCGCAGGTGCTGTCCGCGCCGCTGGCGTTCGGGTCGATGTTCGGCTCGGGTCTCTTCGTCCCCTTCGAGGTCATGCCCGACAAGCTGGCCTCGGTCTGCGAGCTGCTGCCGTTGAGTCCGGTGATCACGCTGGTGCGGGGCGGCTGGACCGGGAATCTCTCCGGGTACGAGGCGCTGGGCGCCGTCGCCACGGCGGTGGCCTGGACCGTGGTCTCGGTGTTTGCTGTACGACGGTGGTTCCGCTGGGAACCGCGGCGCTGA
- a CDS encoding maleylpyruvate isomerase family mycothiol-dependent enzyme — MPPAKKRTRTYDPAKIRTAVRAQFGNVREAVAALEPEQLALPTLLGDWTVRELAAHTTMALGAVSRFLAMPEPPAREVALLDWPFATASAAAQVDEASRAFAAQDLGELYARTLTAYDEALDGVVAGRLTPTRFGAMSLDDFLVTRTVELIVHTDDLNDAVPGLDVAYDRQALAACTRLLADALAVKAPGGAVEVRVPPFAVVQCVQGPRHTRGTPPNVVETDPLTWIRLATGRTDWKSALDEAKVSASGERADLAGLLPVMS; from the coding sequence ATGCCACCGGCCAAGAAGCGCACGCGTACGTACGATCCCGCCAAGATCCGCACCGCCGTGCGCGCCCAGTTCGGGAACGTACGGGAAGCGGTCGCCGCCTTGGAGCCCGAGCAGCTCGCCCTGCCGACCCTGCTCGGGGACTGGACCGTCCGCGAGCTCGCCGCGCACACCACCATGGCGCTCGGCGCGGTCAGCAGGTTCCTCGCCATGCCGGAGCCCCCGGCGCGCGAAGTGGCCCTGCTGGACTGGCCGTTCGCGACCGCCTCGGCCGCCGCCCAGGTCGACGAGGCGTCGCGGGCCTTCGCCGCGCAGGACCTCGGCGAGCTGTACGCGCGGACCCTGACCGCCTATGACGAGGCACTGGACGGGGTCGTCGCCGGCCGTCTGACGCCGACCCGGTTCGGCGCGATGAGCCTCGACGACTTCCTGGTCACCCGCACCGTCGAACTGATCGTCCACACCGACGACCTGAACGACGCCGTGCCGGGCCTGGATGTCGCGTACGACCGTCAGGCCCTTGCCGCCTGCACCCGGCTGCTCGCCGACGCCCTCGCCGTGAAGGCCCCCGGCGGCGCCGTCGAGGTCAGGGTGCCGCCGTTCGCCGTGGTCCAGTGCGTGCAGGGCCCCCGGCACACCCGCGGCACCCCGCCGAACGTCGTCGAGACCGATCCGCTGACCTGGATCCGCCTGGCGACCGGCCGCACGGACTGGAAGTCGGCGCTCGACGAGGCGAAGGTCAGCGCGAGCGGGGAGCGCGCGGACCTGGCGGGGCTGCTGCCGGTCATGAGCTAG
- a CDS encoding META domain-containing protein has product MQKTRLTTTAIALAAAGLLTACGTETGSGNGKSDGSVASELPITGVHWNVESLTVDGKKQRAPGGTYVTIDDKGKAKGNYGCNGFSADVSVDGDKVDFGNATSTDMGCDKLDFEETLTRTLGNGKLKAEADGDKLTLTTEKGDRVAFTSEPDAPLTGTKWTVNAVGDGKVTTSLPKEVDGKAHLTFGKDGTVRGNLGCNNVSAKADVRGDEITLGTPRSTRMMCEGPARETEQKLLKLFDGKVSYKLSHRGLSLTSADGTVVVSANADLKKR; this is encoded by the coding sequence ATGCAGAAGACGCGACTGACCACCACCGCCATAGCTCTCGCCGCCGCGGGCCTGCTCACCGCGTGCGGCACCGAGACCGGATCGGGCAACGGCAAGAGCGACGGTTCCGTCGCGTCCGAGCTGCCCATCACCGGAGTGCACTGGAACGTCGAGAGCCTCACGGTGGACGGCAAGAAACAGCGGGCCCCGGGCGGCACCTACGTCACGATCGACGACAAGGGGAAGGCCAAGGGCAACTACGGCTGCAACGGCTTCTCCGCGGACGTCTCCGTCGACGGCGACAAGGTCGACTTCGGCAATGCCACGTCGACCGACATGGGCTGCGACAAGCTGGACTTCGAGGAGACGCTCACGCGCACCCTCGGCAACGGCAAGCTGAAGGCCGAGGCCGACGGGGACAAGCTGACGCTCACCACCGAGAAGGGGGACCGCGTGGCCTTCACATCGGAGCCCGACGCCCCGCTGACGGGCACCAAGTGGACCGTGAACGCCGTCGGCGACGGCAAGGTGACGACCTCCCTGCCGAAGGAGGTGGACGGCAAGGCCCATCTGACCTTCGGCAAGGACGGCACCGTCCGCGGCAACCTCGGCTGCAACAACGTCTCGGCCAAGGCCGATGTGCGGGGCGACGAGATCACCCTGGGCACGCCCCGGAGCACCCGGATGATGTGCGAGGGGCCTGCCCGGGAGACCGAGCAGAAGCTGCTCAAGCTCTTTGACGGCAAGGTAAGTTACAAGCTCTCCCACCGGGGGCTCTCGCTCACCTCCGCCGACGGAACGGTCGTCGTCAGCGCGAATGCTGACCTGAAGAAGCGCTAG
- the purS gene encoding phosphoribosylformylglycinamidine synthase subunit PurS, whose translation MARVVVDVMLKPEILDPQGQAVQRALPRLGFKGIADVRQGKRFELEVDGPVDDAALARIHEMAETFLANTVIEDFFVKVEEEK comes from the coding sequence GTGGCACGCGTCGTAGTCGACGTCATGCTCAAGCCGGAGATCCTCGACCCCCAGGGCCAGGCGGTGCAGCGTGCACTGCCGCGCCTCGGATTCAAGGGGATCGCCGACGTACGTCAGGGAAAGCGCTTCGAACTCGAGGTGGACGGGCCCGTCGATGACGCAGCCCTCGCCCGTATCCACGAGATGGCGGAAACCTTCCTCGCCAACACCGTGATCGAAGACTTCTTCGTAAAGGTGGAGGAAGAGAAGTGA
- a CDS encoding Lsr2 family protein: protein MAQRVVVTLSDDIDGGEAAETIAFGLDGKSYEIDLNQTNAKKLRTALAPFLDAARKQSKSGKAFRHTTVAANPAAVRAWARSNQMDVPPRGRIPKKVYEAFEAAN, encoded by the coding sequence GTGGCGCAGCGTGTCGTGGTCACTCTCTCTGACGACATCGACGGCGGGGAAGCGGCGGAAACCATCGCTTTCGGTCTTGACGGCAAGTCGTACGAGATCGACCTCAATCAAACCAATGCCAAGAAACTGCGCACGGCGCTCGCCCCGTTCCTCGACGCAGCCCGCAAGCAGTCCAAGTCCGGCAAGGCCTTCCGGCACACGACGGTGGCCGCGAACCCGGCGGCCGTCCGCGCCTGGGCGCGCTCGAACCAGATGGACGTGCCGCCGCGCGGCCGCATCCCGAAGAAGGTCTACGAGGCGTTCGAGGCGGCCAACTGA
- a CDS encoding phosphoribosylaminoimidazolesuccinocarboxamide synthase has translation MSGFVEKPEPVEVPGLVHVHTGKVRDLYQNEAGDLVMVASDRMSAYDWVLPTEIPDKGRVLTQLSLWWFDQLADLIPNHVISTDVPAGAPDDWEGRTTVCKSLQMVPVECVARGYLTGSGLVEYDASRTVCGLALPDGLSDGSELPAPIFTPATKAEVGEHDENVSYEEVARQVGADTAVQLRQATLAVYGRARDIARERGVILADTKFEFGFEGEKLIIADEVLTPDSSRFWPADEWQPGRAQPSFDKQFVRDWLTSPASGWDRKSEQPPPPLPQDVVDATRAKYIEAYERLTGTAW, from the coding sequence GTGCACACCGGCAAGGTGCGCGACCTGTACCAGAACGAGGCGGGCGACCTCGTGATGGTCGCGAGCGACCGCATGTCCGCCTACGACTGGGTGCTGCCCACGGAGATCCCCGACAAGGGCAGGGTCCTCACGCAGCTCTCCCTGTGGTGGTTCGATCAGCTCGCCGATCTCATCCCCAACCACGTCATCTCCACCGACGTCCCGGCCGGCGCCCCCGACGACTGGGAGGGCCGCACCACGGTCTGCAAGTCCCTGCAGATGGTTCCGGTCGAGTGCGTGGCCCGCGGCTATCTGACGGGCTCGGGCCTGGTCGAGTACGACGCATCGCGCACCGTCTGCGGTCTCGCGCTGCCCGACGGCCTGAGCGACGGCTCCGAGCTGCCCGCGCCGATCTTCACGCCCGCCACGAAGGCGGAGGTCGGCGAGCACGACGAGAACGTGAGTTACGAGGAAGTGGCGCGCCAGGTGGGCGCGGACACGGCGGTCCAGCTCCGCCAGGCGACCCTCGCGGTGTACGGCCGGGCCCGTGACATCGCCCGCGAGCGAGGCGTCATCCTCGCGGACACGAAGTTCGAGTTCGGCTTCGAGGGCGAGAAGTTGATCATCGCGGACGAGGTCCTCACCCCGGACTCGTCCCGCTTCTGGCCCGCGGACGAGTGGCAGCCGGGCCGCGCCCAGCCGTCGTTCGACAAGCAGTTCGTCCGCGACTGGCTGACCTCGCCGGCCTCCGGCTGGGACCGCAAGAGCGAGCAGCCGCCGCCCCCGCTCCCGCAGGACGTGGTGGACGCGACGCGCGCCAAGTACATCGAGGCGTACGAGCGTCTGACGGGCACGGCCTGGTAG
- a CDS encoding response regulator transcription factor, protein MTVRVLLADDEHLIRGALAALLGLEDDLVVVAEAATGPEALAMARAHQPDVAVLDLQMPGADGVSVATSLRDELPYCRTMIVTSHGRPGHLKRALAVGVRGFVPKTVSAQRLAEIIRTVHAGNRYVDPELAADAISAGDSPLTVREAEVLELAADGAPVAEIAERAALSQGTVRNYLSSAATKIGAENRHAAVRLARERGWV, encoded by the coding sequence GTGACCGTTCGCGTGCTGCTCGCCGATGACGAGCATCTGATCCGGGGGGCGCTTGCCGCCCTGCTGGGGCTCGAGGACGATCTTGTGGTGGTCGCCGAGGCCGCCACCGGGCCCGAGGCGCTCGCCATGGCCCGGGCCCATCAGCCCGATGTCGCCGTGCTCGATCTGCAGATGCCGGGCGCCGACGGTGTGAGTGTCGCCACATCGCTGCGCGATGAACTGCCGTACTGCCGCACCATGATCGTGACGAGTCATGGCAGACCGGGGCATCTCAAGCGGGCGCTCGCGGTGGGGGTGCGGGGCTTTGTGCCGAAGACAGTCAGCGCGCAGCGGCTCGCCGAGATCATCCGCACCGTGCACGCCGGAAACCGCTACGTGGACCCGGAGTTGGCCGCCGACGCGATCTCCGCGGGGGACTCCCCGCTGACCGTCCGCGAGGCCGAAGTGCTCGAACTCGCCGCCGACGGGGCGCCCGTCGCGGAGATCGCCGAGCGGGCCGCGCTGTCCCAGGGGACCGTCCGGAACTACCTCTCGTCCGCCGCCACCAAGATCGGGGCGGAGAATCGTCATGCCGCGGTGCGTCTCGCACGCGAGCGAGGTTGGGTATAG
- the purQ gene encoding phosphoribosylformylglycinamidine synthase subunit PurQ, which yields MTARIGVVTFPGTLDDRDTQRAVRVAGAEAVPLWHRDKDLKQVDAVVLPGGFSYGDYLRAGAISRFSPVMESVIEQAKAGMPVLGICNGFQVLTESHLLPGAMLKNNHLHFICRDQKLRVETADTAWTADYDAGQEISVPLKNIDGRYVADERTLDMLEAEGRVVFRYLDVNPNGSLRDIAGVSNAAGNVVGLMPHPEHAVEPLIGTGRTDGLGFFTSILKKLVNV from the coding sequence GTGACTGCTCGAATCGGAGTCGTCACTTTCCCCGGAACCCTCGACGACCGCGACACCCAGCGCGCCGTCCGGGTCGCCGGCGCCGAAGCCGTGCCGCTCTGGCACCGGGACAAGGACCTCAAGCAGGTCGACGCCGTGGTGCTCCCCGGCGGATTCTCGTACGGCGACTATCTGCGGGCCGGGGCCATTTCACGGTTTTCGCCCGTCATGGAGTCGGTCATCGAGCAGGCAAAGGCCGGGATGCCGGTCCTCGGCATCTGCAACGGCTTCCAGGTGCTCACCGAGTCTCACCTGCTCCCCGGCGCGATGCTGAAGAACAACCACCTGCACTTCATCTGCCGCGACCAGAAGCTGCGCGTGGAGACGGCCGACACCGCCTGGACCGCCGACTATGACGCCGGCCAGGAGATCTCCGTACCGCTGAAGAACATCGACGGACGGTACGTCGCCGATGAGCGGACCCTGGACATGCTCGAGGCCGAGGGGCGGGTCGTCTTCCGCTACCTCGACGTGAACCCGAACGGTTCGCTGCGGGACATCGCCGGTGTCTCCAACGCCGCGGGCAACGTCGTCGGCCTCATGCCGCACCCCGAGCACGCGGTCGAGCCGCTGATCGGGACCGGCCGCACCGACGGCCTGGGATTCTTCACCTCGATCCTGAAGAAGCTGGTCAACGTCTGA
- a CDS encoding TetR/AcrR family transcriptional regulator — MTEELGLRERKKRQTASRIWRAAVDLCSERGFDHVSVAEIAEAAEVSKMTVFNYFGTKEGVIVSPMEEHVGDAADAVRARRPGASAVTAMREVFLEQVAARDPAVGLSGDPRAMKVRQLVGDTPTLAHRMVVFHMRAMQLLTEALVEETGDRVLAGVAAAQLLGARNALIMENHRRTLEGDPLDTIAEDCAAHAERAFEQVEKGLQGYPGPH, encoded by the coding sequence ATGACTGAGGAGCTCGGGCTGCGCGAGCGCAAGAAGAGGCAGACCGCGTCGCGGATCTGGCGGGCGGCGGTGGACCTCTGCTCCGAGCGCGGTTTCGACCATGTCTCCGTGGCGGAGATCGCCGAGGCGGCCGAGGTGTCGAAGATGACCGTCTTCAACTACTTCGGCACCAAGGAAGGCGTGATCGTCAGCCCCATGGAGGAGCACGTCGGCGACGCCGCCGACGCGGTGCGCGCCCGCAGGCCCGGCGCCTCCGCGGTCACGGCGATGCGCGAGGTCTTCCTCGAACAGGTCGCCGCGCGCGACCCCGCGGTCGGCCTCAGCGGCGACCCGCGCGCCATGAAGGTGCGCCAACTGGTCGGCGATACACCGACCCTGGCGCATCGCATGGTCGTCTTCCACATGCGCGCCATGCAGCTCCTCACGGAGGCCCTCGTCGAGGAGACCGGTGACCGTGTCCTCGCGGGAGTCGCCGCCGCGCAGCTGCTCGGCGCCCGCAACGCGCTCATCATGGAGAACCACCGCCGCACCCTCGAAGGCGATCCGCTCGACACGATCGCCGAGGACTGCGCCGCCCACGCCGAGCGCGCCTTCGAGCAGGTCGAAAAGGGTCTCCAGGGCTACCCGGGACCGCATTAG
- the purL gene encoding phosphoribosylformylglycinamidine synthase subunit PurL: MTLDTVKHAAETPEVKLPWAELGLKEDEYARVREILGRRPTGAELAMYSVMWSEHCSYKSSKVHLRQFGEKAPENDAMLVGIGENAGVVDVGNGYAVTFKVESHNHPSYVEPYQGAATGVGGIVRDIIAMGARPVAVVDPLRMGDAHHPDTKRVLPGVVAGIGGYGNCLGLPNIGGELVFDACYQGNPLVNAGAIGVMRHEDIHLAKASGPGNKVILYGARTGGDGIGGASILASETFDDTKPSKRPAVQVGDPFQEKLLIECTLEAFAEKLVVGIQDLGAAGLSCATSELASNGSGGMRVELDDVPLRDSTLTPEEILMSESQERMCAVVEPEKVERFLAICEKWDVIATVVGEVTDGDRLEIFWHGEKIVDLDPRTVAHDGPVYERPYARPSWQDALQADDANKLPRPVSSDELRDQMLAVVASPNQASKAWVTDQYDRFVQGNTVLAQPEDSGMVRIDEETGLGVALANDGNGRYSKLDPYAGAQLALSEAYRNVAATGARPLAVSDCLNFGSPEDPDVMWQFAETTRGLADACQILGTPVTGGNVSLYNQTGEAAIHPTPVVSVLGVIDDVARRTPIAFAEEGQLLYLLGDTSEEFGGSAWSQVVHDHLGGLPPKVDLERERLLAEILISASRDGMIDAAHDLSDGGLAQAVAESCLRGGKGARLIVPDGLDAFTLLFSESAGRAVVSVPRSEELRFTDMCGARGLPVTRIGVVDGDAVDVQGEFTLSLAEIREAHAGTLPGLFA, encoded by the coding sequence ATGACTCTGGACACCGTCAAGCACGCCGCCGAGACCCCCGAGGTCAAGCTGCCCTGGGCCGAACTGGGCCTGAAGGAAGACGAGTACGCGCGCGTACGCGAGATCCTGGGCCGCCGCCCCACCGGCGCCGAGCTCGCCATGTACTCCGTCATGTGGTCCGAGCACTGCTCGTACAAGAGCAGCAAGGTGCACCTGCGCCAGTTCGGCGAGAAGGCCCCCGAGAACGACGCGATGCTCGTCGGCATCGGTGAGAACGCGGGCGTCGTCGACGTCGGCAACGGCTACGCGGTCACCTTCAAGGTCGAGTCGCACAACCACCCCTCGTACGTCGAGCCCTACCAGGGTGCGGCGACCGGTGTCGGCGGCATCGTCCGCGACATCATCGCGATGGGCGCGCGCCCGGTCGCGGTCGTCGACCCGCTGCGGATGGGCGATGCCCACCACCCCGACACCAAGCGCGTGCTCCCCGGTGTCGTCGCGGGCATCGGCGGCTACGGCAACTGCCTGGGCCTGCCGAACATCGGCGGCGAGCTCGTCTTCGACGCCTGCTATCAGGGCAATCCGCTGGTCAACGCCGGTGCGATCGGCGTGATGCGGCACGAGGACATCCACCTCGCGAAGGCGTCAGGACCCGGCAACAAGGTCATCCTCTACGGGGCCCGCACCGGCGGCGACGGCATCGGCGGCGCCTCGATCCTGGCCTCCGAGACCTTCGACGACACCAAGCCGTCGAAGCGTCCTGCCGTCCAGGTCGGCGACCCCTTCCAGGAGAAGCTCCTCATCGAGTGCACCCTGGAGGCCTTCGCCGAGAAGCTGGTCGTGGGTATTCAGGACCTCGGTGCGGCCGGACTCTCCTGCGCGACCTCGGAGTTGGCGTCCAACGGCTCCGGCGGCATGCGCGTCGAGCTCGACGACGTACCGCTTCGCGACTCCACGCTCACTCCCGAGGAGATCCTCATGAGTGAGTCGCAGGAGCGGATGTGCGCGGTCGTCGAGCCGGAGAAGGTCGAGCGCTTCCTCGCCATCTGCGAGAAGTGGGACGTCATCGCGACGGTCGTGGGTGAAGTGACCGACGGCGACCGGCTTGAGATCTTCTGGCACGGCGAGAAGATCGTCGACCTCGACCCGCGCACCGTCGCCCACGACGGCCCGGTCTACGAGCGTCCCTACGCCCGCCCGTCCTGGCAGGACGCCCTGCAGGCGGACGACGCCAACAAGCTGCCCCGCCCGGTGAGTTCGGACGAACTGCGCGACCAGATGCTCGCCGTCGTCGCCTCGCCGAACCAGGCATCCAAGGCGTGGGTGACGGATCAGTACGACCGTTTCGTGCAGGGCAACACGGTGCTCGCGCAGCCCGAGGACTCCGGCATGGTCCGCATCGACGAGGAGACCGGCCTCGGTGTCGCCCTCGCCAATGACGGCAACGGCCGCTACTCGAAGCTCGACCCGTACGCGGGCGCGCAGCTCGCCCTGTCGGAGGCGTACCGCAACGTCGCCGCGACGGGCGCACGGCCGCTCGCCGTCTCGGACTGCCTGAACTTCGGTTCGCCCGAGGACCCGGACGTCATGTGGCAGTTCGCCGAGACCACCCGTGGCCTCGCCGACGCCTGCCAGATCCTGGGCACCCCGGTGACCGGCGGCAATGTCTCGCTCTACAACCAGACGGGCGAGGCGGCGATCCACCCGACGCCGGTCGTCTCCGTCCTCGGTGTGATCGACGACGTCGCACGGCGCACGCCGATCGCCTTCGCCGAAGAGGGCCAGCTGCTCTACCTGCTCGGTGACACCTCCGAGGAGTTCGGCGGCTCGGCCTGGTCGCAGGTCGTCCACGACCACCTCGGCGGCCTGCCCCCGAAGGTGGACCTGGAGCGCGAGCGGCTGCTCGCCGAGATCCTGATCTCGGCCTCGCGCGACGGCATGATCGACGCCGCGCATGACCTGTCCGACGGTGGCCTGGCGCAGGCCGTCGCCGAGTCCTGCCTGCGGGGCGGGAAGGGCGCGCGCCTGATCGTCCCGGACGGTCTCGACGCGTTCACCCTCCTGTTCAGCGAATCGGCCGGGCGCGCGGTCGTCTCCGTGCCGCGGAGCGAGGAGCTGCGCTTCACCGACATGTGCGGGGCGCGGGGCCTTCCCGTGACGCGTATCGGTGTGGTCGACGGTGACGCCGTGGACGTACAGGGCGAGTTCACCCTCTCCCTGGCCGAGATCCGCGAGGCGCACGCGGGGACCCTGCCGGGGCTCTTCGCCTGA
- a CDS encoding sensor histidine kinase: MFGRIRKWRRRSGLDKVDYYTRASVHILVWVSVPLVIALSVTRPVRHSDVPWVLICAVAVAAAAQGVWSTKLLGAGLDEYLDGDPAPRRWIAVGAGLMVLTFSGVLALAAITGPKEFPQLSVALAAAGMPFLTAYCLLAPLRFSFLVQSLATAAVCTGVWLIGGGVQLVVPTFFTVAYAGCALAYSVRCSAWVLRVMYELHNTRDVQARLAVAEERLRFGRDLHDVMGRNLAVIALKSELAVQLARRGRAEAVDQMVEVQRIARESQREVREVVRGYREVDLAVELSGAQGVLEAAGIDCRVVGSPAGLPAAVQSAFGWVVREAATNVLRHGDARHCAVTLRVGPERAVLDVSNDGVPDVVPSGAGSGLAGLRERLAVVDGVLDFASGGGKFRLSAEVPLAGSSEPEAEAVPTLPQALDSARAGETPLAVRNACPQQGRPEQTEAVR, translated from the coding sequence GTGTTCGGACGGATACGGAAGTGGCGCCGGCGCAGCGGCCTCGACAAGGTCGACTACTACACACGCGCGTCCGTACACATCCTGGTCTGGGTCTCCGTACCCCTGGTGATCGCCCTCTCGGTGACCCGGCCGGTGCGCCACTCCGACGTGCCCTGGGTGCTGATCTGCGCCGTCGCCGTGGCCGCGGCCGCCCAGGGCGTCTGGTCCACGAAGCTGCTCGGGGCGGGGCTCGACGAGTACCTCGACGGTGACCCCGCGCCCCGGCGGTGGATCGCCGTCGGGGCGGGCCTCATGGTGCTGACCTTCTCGGGCGTCCTCGCCCTGGCGGCCATCACAGGACCCAAGGAGTTCCCCCAGCTCAGCGTCGCTCTGGCCGCTGCGGGGATGCCGTTCCTCACCGCGTACTGCCTGTTGGCCCCATTGCGGTTCAGCTTCCTCGTGCAGTCGCTCGCGACGGCCGCGGTGTGCACGGGGGTCTGGCTGATCGGCGGGGGCGTCCAGCTCGTGGTCCCCACCTTCTTCACGGTCGCGTACGCCGGCTGCGCGCTGGCCTACTCCGTGCGCTGCTCGGCCTGGGTGCTCAGAGTGATGTACGAGCTGCACAACACCCGCGACGTACAGGCAAGGCTGGCCGTCGCCGAGGAGCGGCTGCGCTTCGGGCGTGACCTGCACGACGTGATGGGGCGCAATCTCGCCGTCATCGCGCTGAAGAGCGAGCTCGCGGTGCAGCTCGCGCGGCGGGGGCGGGCCGAGGCGGTCGATCAGATGGTCGAGGTGCAGCGGATCGCGCGGGAGTCGCAGCGGGAGGTGCGGGAGGTGGTGCGGGGGTATCGGGAGGTCGATCTGGCGGTCGAACTCTCCGGTGCGCAGGGGGTGCTTGAAGCCGCGGGCATCGATTGCCGGGTGGTGGGATCCCCTGCGGGGTTGCCTGCTGCGGTGCAGTCCGCCTTCGGGTGGGTTGTTCGGGAGGCGGCGACGAATGTGCTCCGCCACGGTGACGCGCGGCACTGTGCGGTGACCCTGCGGGTCGGGCCTGAGCGGGCTGTGCTTGACGTCTCCAACGATGGGGTGCCGGATGTTGTCCCCTCCGGGGCGGGGTCCGGGCTCGCGGGGCTGCGGGAGCGGTTGGCTGTCGTGGACGGGGTGCTGGACTTCGCGTCCGGCGGGGGGAAGTTCCGTCTTTCTGCGGAGGTTCCTCTGGCTGGTTCGTCGGAACCGGAGGCTGAAGCTGTGCCCACCCTTCCCCAAGCTCTCGACTCCGCTCGAGCAGGGGAGACCCCACTCGCCGTGCGGAACGCCTGCCCACAGCAAGGGCGGCCCGAGCAGACGGAGGCTGTCCGGTGA
- a CDS encoding ABC transporter ATP-binding protein — MTKTDQVIDVTDLRRVYGGGFEAVRGVSFSVGRGELFALLGTNGAGKTSTVELLEGLAAPAGGRVRVLGHDPYSERSAVRHRIGVMLQEGGFPSELTVGETVRMWAGCTSGARPADEALAIVGLGKRSGVRVKMLSGGEKRRLDLATALIGQPEVLFLDEPTTGLDAEGRRETWELVRALRDNGTTVLLTTHYLEEAENLADRLAILHEGRIAAEGRVADVVAAQPSHVSFELPDGYFVGDLPPLGELGVSGHEVTGGRVRLRTHELQRAATGLLVWARDAQVELRGLDVRAASLEEAFLRIARDAEGGSGAGSGSGSGVAEKETVA; from the coding sequence ATGACCAAGACTGACCAAGTGATCGACGTGACCGATCTTCGGCGCGTGTACGGGGGCGGTTTCGAGGCGGTCCGGGGGGTGTCGTTCTCCGTCGGACGCGGTGAGCTCTTCGCGCTGCTCGGGACCAACGGGGCCGGCAAGACCTCCACCGTCGAACTCCTCGAAGGGCTCGCCGCACCCGCCGGAGGGCGGGTGCGCGTACTCGGGCACGACCCCTACTCCGAGCGCAGCGCCGTGCGGCACCGGATCGGCGTGATGCTCCAGGAGGGCGGCTTTCCCTCCGAGCTGACGGTCGGGGAGACCGTACGGATGTGGGCGGGGTGCACCAGTGGGGCGCGGCCGGCCGATGAGGCCCTGGCGATCGTGGGGCTCGGCAAGCGGTCCGGCGTCCGCGTGAAGATGCTGTCCGGGGGTGAGAAGCGGCGGCTCGATCTGGCGACGGCGCTCATCGGGCAGCCCGAGGTGCTCTTCCTCGACGAACCCACGACCGGGCTCGACGCCGAAGGGCGCCGCGAGACCTGGGAGTTGGTGCGGGCCCTGCGCGACAACGGCACGACCGTGCTGCTCACCACGCACTACCTCGAAGAGGCCGAGAACCTCGCCGACCGGCTCGCGATCCTGCACGAGGGGCGGATCGCGGCCGAGGGACGCGTCGCCGACGTGGTGGCCGCGCAGCCGTCGCACGTCTCCTTCGAACTGCCCGACGGGTACTTCGTCGGGGATCTGCCGCCGCTCGGCGAGCTCGGCGTGAGCGGGCACGAGGTGACCGGCGGGCGGGTCCGGCTGCGGACGCACGAGCTGCAGCGGGCCGCCACGGGGCTCCTTGTGTGGGCGCGGGACGCCCAGGTGGAGCTGCGGGGGCTCGATGTGCGGGCGGCATCGCTGGAGGAGGCGTTCCTGCGGATCGCGCGGGATGCCGAGGGTGGCTCGGGTGCGGGTTCGGGTTCAGGTTCGGGTGTGGCGGAGAAGGAGACGGTGGCATGA